GTCGGCTCCAGCCTGCGGTCTTGTTATTTATGCTCTGCAATACTAAAAAGAGCAAAATAAAAAGCCTTATTTCTAAGACTTAATTTACAGGTTCATATGTTTTCTGAAAGATGTCCAGCTTACATGGATAGAATTCTCCATTTACGCCTTTTATAATCCAATCGCCTACCCTCGCTATATGTTCTCCTTCTAATGTCGGTATCTTCAATATCGGATTTTTTTGGTCTTTATAATCAACCTTTATTGTGTATCCTATGAAGTCAGATAATTTAGTTAAAGTTTCAGCGTTATCAAAAAATTGCATAGCTTCAACAATAACTGGCTTTTTTCGATATTTCCCCATGATTTCACCTCCTTGCTATTTCTTTTTTATATACATTCTCATACCAATCATTAAGCTTTTTGTTCCCTTCTGGATTTCTTACCCATTCTTTTAGCTCCGCTACTATATCGTCAATGGATTTTACTATAACTGGCCATGTTGGACATAAACATCCCGGATGACCAATAGGTACTTCATCAATTTTAAAATTGCCTTTTCCTAATCCTTCATCATGTCTGGCATATTCGTCGCATATATCTTCGCCCCATTTTTTGACTTGTCTCTCGTAATGTTGCGGTGATAATTCCCAATGAATCGCCTTTACAAATGGATTTTTTTTAGCTGCTTGATATTGCGCTTCTCTAAATCCATGTGTTATAGCTGTCCGTGCTAACCTTTGAGCGTTATAATCTATTTGAACATTTCTCATATTGGGATATACCTTACCCCAATTCCATGACCGCCTTGATTCGGGCTTTACGAATTCTTCAAGGTCTTTTGCCAATTCATAGGCCGTTTTCTTTTCTGCCATAGCTCGCTTAATAACATAATCAATGTTTTGGCCAAACTCATTAGTGAGTTTCCATATTCGCTTACTAAGGCTTTTATGGTCCTTATATAATCTACCTTTTATCATCACCGACAAAACATCTTCAGGAACCCTTGAAAACATCTCCGTAAAATGAGGACCTAAGTCAACAAATTTTGAAATATCTTTAAATAACTCTGTATCTGGAACTATTGCCTCTTCTGCGGCTTTTCCGATATACTCATTTATATTGCTGCTTAACTCTTTTTGCATATTATCTCTTGCTTTTTTAAGAGCCTTTGTATAATCTATAAGCCATCTTTGTGTTAGCGTACCATCCTTGGACTTTTTGGCTTCTGAACTTAATTCATCTATTGCCGCTGTATATATATGAAAAATTTCTTGCTTTTGATCTATTGTCAGCTTTAAAAAATTTTTTCTGGCCTTCTTGATTAACTCTTCATATTTACTCATTGAATACCGTCACCACTAGTCACCACTATTTAATTCGTTACTGGCTGCTTGAATAAATTCATCTTTTAACATTTGCTGTTCTGTTGCTATTTGTTCCATCTCAGCATCAACATCCTCAACATCCTGCCATTTCTTTATGAATGCTTTCCTACTCATAACCTGCGCAGTCACTTTTTCAAGATCCAGTCTCTGCTGGTCTGCTTCATCTTCTGGTATTGGATATGTATGCTCTATCGTCATAGTAGTATCAAATCTAACGATATCTCTTGCATTATAGAGATTATATACATCTACCATTTTAAAGATATAATCAACCATCTGTTCAAGTGCCGGACCCCATTCTGTCCAATCTTCCTCACATGCAGATATGAGATCCCAATACAATGCTTTCATACTTTTACCAGACTGCATTAAACCTTTAAGTTGCTCAAGTCCAATATTAGGCACACTTAAAGCATCATACATATCATTCTTTATTCTATTGACTGTGTCTTGAAATTTATCGTTATATGAAAAATTACTTTCTAATCTATTTGCCTGTGCTTGCTTACCTTCTGTTGATATATCTGATTGCAAGTCTATCATTGCACCAGGTGCGATCTTTATATTTTTCAGTGAGTCTTCTGACGCGTCTACGAACACATTTTGGCCAAACATCTGAAACTTAAGTGCATCTATATCATCACTTGTAAGTCTATTATAAATATCTTGATTACTCCATAATAACTCAACATCACTTCTGCCTTCTGTCTCTCCAGTTAAACCACCATTTTGAATTATAATTGCTGGGATAAAATCCAATCCTGTATTATAATTCTGGAATGGTGCTTCTAATAATGCACCTGTCCCATTATAAGTACCTTCATTCAAGATGCATTTGCCGTTAATCATCTCCCAAGTTTGTTTTTTAATAATTTGCTCTGCTGGCTCTAATGCATCCTGGACCATATATACAAATATAATCTTGTACAAATTGTC
The nucleotide sequence above comes from Thermoanaerobacterium sp. CMT5567-10. Encoded proteins:
- a CDS encoding phage portal protein, coding for MIDYMQLLKVDLQGLYTDQLERINKIIRWYEIYDGKQEWSTNEELDYKPTKKISNKIKELIDKKARFMFGKEPYFNLKPIIADERGSTINADKAQAKEDLLYKILDSNKFHSKLLKARKDCSIGGKIAIKLWAQRDIGLKIVFSPAQEFIPFYDVDDVDNLYKIIFVYMVQDALEPAEQIIKKQTWEMINGKCILNEGTYNGTGALLEAPFQNYNTGLDFIPAIIIQNGGLTGETEGRSDVELLWSNQDIYNRLTSDDIDALKFQMFGQNVFVDASEDSLKNIKIAPGAMIDLQSDISTEGKQAQANRLESNFSYNDKFQDTVNRIKNDMYDALSVPNIGLEQLKGLMQSGKSMKALYWDLISACEEDWTEWGPALEQMVDYIFKMVDVYNLYNARDIVRFDTTMTIEHTYPIPEDEADQQRLDLEKVTAQVMSRKAFIKKWQDVEDVDAEMEQIATEQQMLKDEFIQAASNELNSGD